One segment of Primulina eburnea isolate SZY01 unplaced genomic scaffold, ASM2296580v1 ctg1415_ERROPOS9300000, whole genome shotgun sequence DNA contains the following:
- the LOC140820748 gene encoding uncharacterized protein, protein MVECLLDHTQFLHFRVSASFLPTTVFCSFVYAKCDYIERRQLWTSLLQVKPDQGPWLVGGDFNVVRNSSECLGSSGGRLLPMEEFNHFILDSGLVDAGFEGSSFTWTNKTIWKRLDRVFVSVDWGDHFHSIRVEHLIRTVSDHCPLFVSVPVFASGPTSFRFQSMWLRHHGFLQTVRLNWNLPCHLNGMHRLFVKLKRLKSHLKWWNKGVFGDLFAKLAEAEQAVRVAEAVCEADPSDLHWTSLSNCNADLARVTAMEADFWRQKAACRWLEDGERNTKLFHNMVKKKRVANKIFRIWDNGSCLTSPDLIQQSGAAFFQNLLTGDPFVLSCPDFSDFPLHCWEIVHQDVLDAVLDFFRGSPMPQGFTATTITLIPKVMGAQAWSDFRPISLWRVISDNILLAQELTHSLSLPTRGGNVILKLDMAKAYDRVQWSFLLDVLRHYGFSEQVVSMISACISHCQFSVNINGSLTGFFGSTRGLRQGDPLSPLLFILGAEYLSRGLDRLYRQFPAIRYRSGCDLPISHLAYADDIIIFATGGTREMNNLMDFLHHYEKCSGQLVNAFKSVIILPPRCSGRTRSRLLRITGFGEGHFPIKYLGVPLFRGNRVCSLFDPLVQMVVQPPLAVMERLENVFNGFLWGSRSLDKKWHWARLKDIVESFSIKLWFRFRQGSSLWAKFMMRKYCQLVHPACVSSVGFISPTWRRLLKIRPRAESGIRWRLGMGDVNFWDDTWCGDVPLSSQLPVRGDRGVRVSHFISDGVWDFDFLCSVVPPSVAETIALVPIALGEPDLAIWVHSSDGVFSLKSAWELVRLRDQVSDIFTPCWGSWLRPTMSFFLWRFWHQWLPVDDVLQHRGFELASKCQCCEMPETFTHIFIDSPIARSVWHFFGAVFRVRIPLTSDFRLFLSAWKRHPGWTPRGHVKEFLPFIVLWFLWTARNDAKHRHLHISGETVKSQVLSYLRLAHAASTVKPMHWRGVLHAARSLGFFVDLRRVHKMAIVRWLRPPVGCFKLNVDGSSRGSPGASTVGGVVRDSSGQVLVSFSEFIGVGTNIRAELWAIWRGLLISSDLHFFPLWIETDSRISLLILRSRRCTWGLEHIVTRILLLMRGRSWAQTLEHDVFVRGSPCPLLQFLHRYLLEVVVVQGFFLDEPLHCCDFSQTYTSWALSLYSLALDGGSFFDFQARSSFDWWASSRYQIRFTRVIASGILWFSCHVRQTPTLWDRALRSFDSDAGYLVFWRDCDLYLAQ, encoded by the exons ATGGTTGAGTGTCTCCTTGATCACACTCAATTCCTTCACTTCCGGGTTTCTGCTAGTTTTTTGCCGACCACTGTTTTTTGCTCCTTTGTTTATGCTAAGTGTGACTACATTGAGCGCAGACAGCTCTGGACTTCTTTGCTTCAGGTTAAGCCTGATCAGGGTCCTTGGCTTGTTGGAGGCGACTTTAATGTAGTTAGAAATTCGTCTGAGTGTTTGGGCTCTTCTGGTGGGCGGTTACTTCCCATGGAagaatttaatcattttattttggATTCTGGGTTAGTGGATGCTGGTTTTGAGGGGTCTTCGTTCACGTGGACGAACAAGACCATTTGGAAGCGTCTTGATCGGGTTTTTGTGTCTGTTGATTGGGGTGACCATTTTCATTCTATTCGTGTGGAGCACCTCATTCGTACAGTCTCTGATCATTGTCCTCTTTTTGTGTCAGTCCCGGTTTTTGCTAGTGGGCCGACTTCTTTTCGCTTTCAGAGCATGTGGCTCAGGCACCATGGTTTTTTGCAGACGGTGCGGCTTAATTGGAATTTGCCGTGTCATTTGAATGGCATGCACCGTCTTTTTGTGAAATTGAAGCGCCTGAAGAGCCATCTGAAGTGGTGGAACAAGGGTGTTTTTGGTGATCTTTTTGCCAAACTTGCGGAGGCGGAGCAGGCTGTCCGGGTTGCTGAGGCAGTTTGCGAGGCTGATCCTTCGGATTTGCATTGGACTTCTTTGTCCAATTGCAATGCCGATCTTGCTCGAGTTACCGccatggaggcggatttttggCGGCAAAAAGCCGCTTGTAGGTGGTTAGAGGATGGTGAGAGGAACACCAAACTCTTCCACAATATGGTCAAGAAAAAACGGGTGGCTAATAAAATTTTCCGTATTTGGGATAATGGCTCTTGCCTTACTTCCCCTGATCTTATTCAGCAGTCTGGGGCCGCCTTTTTTCAAAACCTGCTTACTGGGGATCCTTTTGTGCTTTCTTGCCCAGATTTTTCTGACTTCCCCTTG CATTGCTGGGAGATTGTCCATCAGGATGTTTTGGATGCGGTTCTTGATTTCTTTCGGGGTAGTCCCATGCCACAGGGGTTCACTGCCACCACGATCACCTTGATTCCCAAAGTCATGGGTGCTCAGGCTTGGTCGGACTTTCGTCCTATCAGCTTGT GGAGGGTGATTTCGGATAATATCCTCCTTGCTCAAGAGCTTACTCATAGTCTTTCTCTCCCCACCCGTGGTGGCAATGTCATTTTGAAATTGGATATGGCCAAAGCCTATGATAGGGTCCAATGGTCTTTTCTGTTGGATGTTTTGAGGCATTATGGCTTTTCAGAGCAGGTTGTGTCGATGATATCTGCCTGCATTTCTCATTGCCAATTTTCAGTTAATATCAATGGTTCACTCACCGGATTCTTTGGATCCACTAGGGGTCTCCGGCAGGGCGACCCTTTGTCCCCGCTTCTTTTCATTCTAGGGGCTGAGTACCTTTCGCGTGGTCTGGATCGTCTTTATCGTCAGTTTCCTGCGATTAGGTACCGATCTGGTTGTGATCTCCCTATTTCCCACCTGGCTTATGCTGATGATATCATTATTTTTGCCACTGGTGGGACTCGTGAGATGAACAATCTCATGGATTTTTTGCATCACTATGAAAAGTGCTCGGGGCAGTTGGTGAATGCATTTAAGAGCGTCATTATTTTGCCTCCGAGGTGTTCTGGTCGTACTCGTTCCCGTCTCCTTCGCATCACTGGGTTTGGGGAGGGTCATTTTCCTATCAAATACCTTGGAGTTCCTTTGTTTCGTGGGAATAGAGTTTGCTCTCTTTTTGATCCCCTGGTGCAGATG GTAGTCCAGCCACCTCTGGCAGTTATGGAGAGGCTCGAGAATGTTTTCAATGGTTTCTTGTGGGGGTCCAGATCCTTGGATAAGAAATGGCATTGGGCGAG GCTCAAAGATATTGTGGAAAGCTTCTCCATTAAATTATGGTTTCGTTTTCGTCAAGGTTCATCCCTATGGGCCAAATTCATGATGAGAAAATACTGCCAGTTGGTGCATCCAGCTTGTGTTTCATCTGTTGGGttcatttctcccacttggcgtCGTTTGCTTAAGATTAGGCCTCGTGCTGAATCTGGCATTCGATGGAGACTTGGGATGGGAGATGTTAATTTTTGGGATGATACCTGGTGTGGTGATGTTCCATTATCTAGTCAGTTACCGGTTCGGGGGGATCGGGGTGTCCGTGTTTCTCACTTTATTTCAGATGGGGTTTGGGATTTTGATTTTCTCTGTTCAGTTGTTCCTCCCTCTGTTGCTGAGACTATTGCTCTGGTCCCTATTGCATTGGGTGAGCCCGATTTGGCCATTTGGGTGCATAGTTCTGACGGTGTTTTTTCGCTGAAATCCGCTTGGGAGCTTGTCCGCCTGAGAGACCAAGTTTCTGATATATTCACTCCTTGCTGGGGCAGTTGGCTGAGGCCTACTATGTCTTTCTTCCTATGGAGGTTTTGGCATCAATGGCTTCCAGTTGACGATGTTCTCCAGCATCGTGGTTTCGAGTTGGCGTCTAAATGTCAGTGCTGTGAGATGCCTGAGACATTCACGCACATTTTCATTGACAGCCCTATTGCCAGATCTGTATGGCATTTTTTTGGGGCTGTTTTTCGTGTCCGTATTCCCCTTACTAGTGATTTCAGACTCTTCCTCAGTGCTTGGAAGAGGCATCCGGGGTGGACACCTAGAGGCCACGTGAAGGAGTTTTTGCCTTTCATTGTTTTATGGTTTCTCTGGACAGCTAGGAATGATGCGAAACACCGTCATTTGCACATTTCTGGGGAGACTGTTAAGTCTCAGGTTTTGTCCTATTTACGTCTTGCTCACGCTGCGTCTACTGTTAAGCCCATGCACTGGCGTGGTGTTTTGCATGCTGCGAGGTCGCTGGGGTTTTTTGTTGATTTGCGCAGGGTTCATAAAATGGCGATTGTCCGTTGGTTGAGACCGCCGGTTGGGTGCTTCAAACTGAATGTGGATGggagttcgagaggtagtcctgGAGCTTCTACTGTTGGTGGTGTTGTTCGTGACTCCTCTGGTCAGGTGCTGGTTTCTTTCAGTGAGTTCATTGGAGTTGGGACCAATATCCGGGCAGAACTTTGGGCTATTTGGAGGGGTCTTCTCATTTCTTCTGATCTTCATTTCTTCCCTCTTTGGATTGAGACTGACTCTCGTATATCTCTTCTTATACTTCGCTCCCGCCGGTGTACTTGGGGTCTTGAGCATATTGTTACACGGATTCTTTTGCTGATGAGGGGGCGTTCA TGGGCCCAGACACTGGAACATGATGTGTTTGTCCGGGGTTCTCCTTGCCCGCTGCTTCAGTTCTTGCATAGGTATTTGCTGGAGGTTGTGGTGGTTCAGGGGTTCTTTCTGGATGAACCTCTGCATTGTTGCGACTTTAGTCAGACTTATACTTCATGGGCTTTATCACTTTATTCGCTTGCTTTGGATGGTGGATCTTTTTT TGACTTCCAGGCCAGGTCTTCTTTTGACTGGTGGGCTTCATCTCGTTATCAGATTCGATTTACCAGGGTGATAGCTTCCGGGATCCTCTGGTTTTCATGCCATGTTCGTCAGACTCCTACTTTATGGGATCGAGCTCTCCGTTCTTTTGATTCAGATGCTGGATATCTTGTGTTCTGGCGGGATTGCGATCTATATCTTGCTCAGTGA